In a single window of the Pseudomonas entomophila genome:
- a CDS encoding GNAT family N-acetyltransferase, producing the protein MFILRRLDGVPPESFQNQIRQLVIDHVGQLSSVAISADNPLYPLYQYGVGLEVHQYLMALDGTRGLAVELTLALDAEAPDQLLGFALALPAQDNPQACALAYLAVDPRHRRQGIARALLDDLRARYSCVELSAFAAQVPWFEAMGLQVVASAGPQVLMSSTGHASGALIGRLDIAPIYQTVEVRQIHAYLLKQQGEEAMVEAEQLRDARLDELAEQARVCVKQRLTRH; encoded by the coding sequence ATGTTCATCCTCCGCCGCCTCGACGGCGTGCCGCCCGAATCCTTCCAGAACCAGATCCGCCAGCTGGTGATCGACCATGTCGGCCAGCTCAGCAGTGTCGCCATCAGCGCGGACAACCCGCTCTACCCGCTGTACCAGTACGGCGTGGGGTTGGAGGTGCACCAATACCTGATGGCCCTGGACGGCACCCGTGGCCTGGCCGTGGAGCTGACCCTGGCGCTGGACGCCGAGGCCCCGGACCAGCTGCTGGGCTTCGCCCTGGCGCTACCGGCACAAGACAACCCGCAAGCCTGTGCCCTGGCCTATCTTGCCGTGGATCCCCGGCATCGCCGCCAAGGCATCGCTCGCGCTCTGCTGGACGACCTGCGCGCGCGTTACAGCTGCGTCGAGCTGAGCGCCTTCGCCGCACAGGTACCGTGGTTCGAAGCCATGGGTCTGCAAGTGGTGGCCAGCGCCGGGCCGCAGGTACTGATGAGCAGCACCGGGCATGCCAGCGGGGCGCTGATCGGGCGGCTGGACATCGCGCCGATCTACCAGACCGTCGAAGTGCGGCAGATCCATGCGTACCTGCTCAAGCAGCAGGGTGAGGAGGCGATGGTGGAGGCAGAGCAGCTGCGCGACGCACGGCTGGATGAGCTGGCAGAGCAGGCCAGGGTTTGCGTGAAGCAAAGGCTTACGCGGCATTGA
- a CDS encoding ABC transporter ATP-binding protein, which translates to MSEALLEARDISLGYPREGGWQAVLAQFDLTLAAGEVVTILGPSGVGKSSLLRVLAGLQQPRAGIVTLHGEALQGPHPRLAVAFQDPSLLPWLSLEKNVAFGLDFARQPKLSSNERRVRIDHAIEAVGLAHARAQYPAQLSGGMAQRTALARCLARQPEVLLLDEPFGALDEVTRADMQQLLLQLIATHNTAAVLITHDIDEALLLSDRVLLLGDHPARTLGQWRIDLPQPRAQRVEELGALRIDILKTLRRASRVAEPTPSPLPSEAVHVHG; encoded by the coding sequence ATGAGTGAAGCGTTGCTCGAGGCCCGGGACATCAGCCTGGGCTACCCCCGCGAGGGTGGCTGGCAGGCGGTGCTGGCGCAGTTCGACCTGACTCTGGCCGCTGGCGAGGTGGTCACCATTCTCGGCCCCAGCGGGGTGGGCAAGTCCAGCCTGCTGCGGGTGCTGGCGGGTTTGCAGCAACCACGCGCGGGCATCGTCACGCTGCATGGCGAGGCGTTGCAGGGGCCGCACCCGCGCCTGGCGGTGGCGTTCCAGGACCCGAGCCTGCTGCCCTGGCTCAGCCTGGAGAAGAACGTCGCCTTTGGCCTGGATTTCGCCCGTCAGCCCAAGCTCTCGAGCAACGAGCGCCGCGTGCGGATCGACCATGCCATCGAAGCCGTCGGCCTGGCCCATGCGCGCGCTCAGTACCCAGCCCAGTTGTCCGGTGGCATGGCCCAGCGCACCGCGCTGGCCCGCTGCCTGGCCCGCCAACCTGAAGTGTTGCTGCTCGACGAGCCGTTCGGTGCGCTGGACGAGGTGACCCGTGCCGACATGCAGCAACTGCTGCTGCAACTGATCGCCACCCACAACACCGCTGCCGTGCTGATCACCCACGACATCGACGAAGCCCTGTTGTTGTCCGATCGCGTGCTGCTACTGGGCGACCACCCGGCGCGCACCCTCGGCCAGTGGCGTATCGACCTGCCGCAGCCGCGCGCACAGCGGGTCGAGGAGCTGGGCGCCTTACGTATCGACATCCTGAAAACCCTACGGCGGGCAAGCCGCGTAGCCGAACCCACTCCATCCCCCTTGCCCTCGGAGGCTGTCCATGTGCATGGATGA
- a CDS encoding propionyl-CoA synthetase — translation MTYQHSYARSISDPAAFWQAQAEQLAWHRKPSLTLQDNPDGTHRWFADGRLNSCHLALDHQIDQGRGEQLALIYDSPVTGVQQAFTYNQLRDEVARLAGLLRSLGVNKGDGVIIYMPMVPQAAMAMLACARIGAVHSVVFGGFAANELALRIDDARPTLLLTASCGLEFDRVIEYKPLVDRALQLARHQPRHVLVLQRPQAKAQLQAGRDLDWASALAGVAPVAPVELDAGDPLYIMYTSGTTGKPKGIVRENGGNAVALCYAMRHVYGMQAGDVWWGISDVGWVVGHSLIVYGPLMSGCTTVFYEGKPIRTPDASAYWRVVEQYKVNGVFCAPTAMRAIRKEDPEGELIRRHDLGSLRQLFLAGEKLDSSTHEWLERVSGKPVHDHWWQTETGWPVTAPCVGLEGSAARPGSSNRAVPGYNVQVLDDEGKLLGPNQQGAIVIALPLPPGCSQTLWGDHQRYLDAYLRTYPGYYHTGDGGYLDDDGFVYIMGRTDDVINVSGHRLSTGEMEDLVARHPAVAECAVIGVHDEIKGQVPLALVVLKDGQGISEAQLQGELVASVREQIGALACFNRVRRVKRLPKTRSGKILRAVLRKIADGQDYVAPSTLDDPAVLGEIEGVLADLPRAG, via the coding sequence ATGACCTACCAGCACAGCTACGCCCGCTCCATCAGCGATCCCGCCGCCTTCTGGCAAGCCCAGGCCGAACAGCTTGCCTGGCACCGCAAACCCTCGCTCACCTTGCAGGACAACCCCGACGGTACCCACCGCTGGTTTGCCGATGGCCGGCTGAACAGCTGCCACCTGGCCCTCGACCACCAGATCGATCAGGGGCGTGGCGAGCAGTTGGCGCTGATCTACGACTCGCCGGTGACCGGCGTGCAGCAGGCGTTCACCTACAACCAGTTGCGGGACGAAGTCGCGCGCCTGGCTGGCTTGTTGCGCTCGCTGGGTGTGAACAAGGGCGATGGGGTGATCATCTACATGCCCATGGTGCCCCAGGCGGCGATGGCCATGCTCGCCTGCGCGCGGATCGGCGCGGTGCACTCGGTGGTGTTTGGTGGCTTTGCCGCCAACGAGCTGGCCCTGCGCATCGACGATGCGCGGCCTACGTTGTTGCTCACGGCCTCCTGCGGGCTGGAGTTCGACCGGGTCATCGAATACAAGCCACTGGTCGATCGTGCCCTACAACTGGCCCGGCACCAGCCGCGGCATGTGCTGGTGCTGCAGCGTCCACAGGCAAAGGCCCAGTTGCAAGCGGGCCGCGACCTGGACTGGGCGTCGGCCTTGGCGGGCGTCGCGCCGGTTGCCCCGGTGGAACTGGACGCGGGCGACCCGCTGTACATCATGTATACCTCCGGCACCACCGGCAAACCCAAGGGCATCGTGCGTGAGAACGGCGGCAACGCCGTGGCCCTGTGCTACGCCATGCGCCATGTCTATGGCATGCAGGCGGGCGATGTGTGGTGGGGGATTTCCGATGTGGGCTGGGTGGTCGGCCATTCGCTGATCGTCTACGGGCCGCTGATGAGCGGCTGCACCACGGTGTTCTACGAAGGCAAGCCGATCCGCACCCCGGACGCCTCGGCCTATTGGCGGGTGGTGGAGCAGTACAAGGTCAATGGCGTGTTCTGCGCGCCCACCGCGATGCGTGCGATCCGCAAGGAAGACCCGGAAGGTGAGCTGATCCGCCGCCACGACCTGGGGTCGCTGCGCCAGTTGTTCCTGGCGGGCGAGAAGCTCGATTCCAGCACCCATGAATGGCTGGAGCGCGTCAGCGGCAAGCCGGTGCACGACCATTGGTGGCAGACCGAGACCGGTTGGCCGGTAACCGCGCCCTGCGTGGGGTTGGAGGGCAGTGCCGCCCGGCCAGGGTCGAGCAACCGTGCGGTGCCGGGGTACAACGTGCAGGTGTTGGATGACGAGGGCAAGCTTCTAGGGCCTAACCAGCAGGGGGCCATCGTGATCGCCTTGCCGCTGCCGCCCGGTTGCAGCCAGACGCTCTGGGGCGATCACCAACGCTATCTGGACGCCTACCTGCGCACCTATCCGGGCTATTACCACACCGGCGACGGTGGTTACCTGGATGACGACGGCTTCGTCTACATCATGGGGCGCACCGATGACGTGATAAATGTCTCCGGCCATCGCCTGTCCACGGGCGAGATGGAGGACCTGGTGGCGCGTCATCCGGCGGTGGCCGAATGCGCGGTGATCGGCGTGCATGACGAAATCAAGGGGCAGGTGCCGCTGGCGCTGGTGGTGCTCAAGGACGGGCAAGGCATCAGCGAGGCACAGTTGCAGGGCGAACTGGTGGCCAGTGTGCGCGAGCAGATCGGCGCGTTGGCCTGCTTCAACCGCGTGCGGCGGGTCAAGCGCCTGCCCAAGACCCGCTCGGGCAAGATTCTGCGGGCGGTGCTGCGCAAAATTGCCGACGGGCAGGACTACGTAGCGCCCTCGACCCTCGACGATCCGGCGGTGCTGGGGGAGATCGAAGGGGTGCTGGCGGATTTGCCCAGGGCGGGTTGA
- the argC gene encoding N-acetyl-gamma-glutamyl-phosphate reductase has product MHQPLVFIDGDQGTTGLQIHARLNGRQDLRLLTLPDADRKDPARRAEAINSADIALLCLPDDAARDAVATIHNPAVRVIDASSAHRTSPGWVYGLPELHAQQAERIAQAKRVSNPGCYPTGAIALLHPLVEAGLLPADYPLSIHAISGYSGGGRAAVERHEQPSEDYLPTLQLYGLELAHKHVPEIQQHAGLSARPVFVPGYGAYRQGIVLSIPLQLRLLPGVAAEQLQACLEQHYQGARHVQVMPLHQHGPATALDPQALNDSNDLRLALYANPEHGQVLLTAVFDNLGKGASGAAVQNLDLMLAAL; this is encoded by the coding sequence ATGCACCAGCCACTCGTCTTCATCGACGGCGACCAAGGCACCACCGGCCTGCAGATCCACGCCCGCCTCAACGGCCGCCAGGACCTGCGCCTGCTTACCCTGCCCGACGCCGACCGCAAGGACCCGGCGCGCCGCGCCGAGGCCATCAACAGTGCCGACATCGCCCTGCTCTGCCTGCCCGATGACGCCGCCCGCGACGCCGTGGCGACGATCCACAACCCGGCGGTGCGGGTGATCGACGCCAGCTCCGCCCACCGTACCAGCCCGGGTTGGGTCTACGGCCTGCCGGAGCTGCACGCCCAGCAAGCCGAGCGCATCGCCCAGGCCAAGCGGGTGAGCAACCCCGGCTGCTACCCCACCGGCGCCATCGCCTTGCTGCACCCGCTGGTCGAGGCTGGGTTGCTGCCTGCGGACTACCCGCTGAGCATCCACGCCATCTCCGGCTACTCCGGTGGCGGCCGCGCCGCAGTCGAACGCCATGAACAGCCGAGCGAAGACTACCTGCCGACGCTGCAGTTGTATGGCCTGGAGCTGGCGCACAAGCATGTGCCGGAGATCCAGCAGCACGCCGGGCTCAGCGCGCGCCCGGTGTTCGTGCCGGGCTACGGCGCCTACCGCCAGGGCATCGTGCTGAGCATCCCGCTGCAGTTGCGCCTGCTTCCGGGGGTTGCAGCAGAACAGTTGCAGGCCTGCCTGGAACAGCACTACCAGGGCGCCCGCCATGTGCAGGTCATGCCGCTGCATCAGCACGGCCCGGCCACCGCGCTGGACCCACAGGCGCTGAACGACAGCAACGACCTGCGCCTGGCCCTGTACGCCAACCCCGAGCATGGCCAGGTGCTGCTGACCGCCGTGTTCGACAACCTGGGCAAGGGCGCCTCGGGTGCTGCGGTACAGAACCTCGACCTGATGCTGGCCGCCCTGTAG
- a CDS encoding ABC transporter substrate-binding protein, protein MCMDDCCSSTSRRDFLKLSAMLTAAGALPLLSSLQARAAAEPDAPVRIGYLPITDATPLLVAHNNGLFEAEGIKAERPVLLRSWAQVIEAFISGQVNVIHLLSPMTVWARYGSKVPAKVVAWNHVGGSGLTVAPDITDMKQLGGKTVAIPFWYSIHNVVLQQMLADNGLKAVSKPATAQLAANEVNLLVLPPSDMPPALASKRIAGYIVAEPFNALAENLKVGRVQRFTGDVWRNHACCVVFMHEHDLNNRPEWSQKVVNAIVKAQQWTREHRAEAAALLSKAGPNKYTPHEPAVLTRVLAPSADDRAGYIASGAIQHQQWDEKRIDFQPYPYPSYTEELVKRLKNTLIEGENGFLANLDPAHAARDLVDDRFVRNAIAAVGGPAAFGIAENFERSEEFAV, encoded by the coding sequence ATGTGCATGGATGACTGCTGTTCCTCGACGTCTCGTCGCGATTTCCTTAAGTTGAGCGCCATGCTCACCGCCGCCGGTGCGTTGCCGCTGCTGTCCAGCCTGCAGGCCCGCGCCGCCGCCGAACCGGATGCGCCGGTGCGCATCGGTTACCTGCCGATCACCGACGCCACGCCGCTGCTGGTGGCGCACAACAACGGCCTGTTCGAGGCCGAAGGCATCAAGGCCGAGCGCCCAGTGCTGTTGCGCAGTTGGGCCCAGGTGATCGAGGCGTTCATCTCCGGCCAGGTCAACGTGATCCACCTGCTGTCGCCGATGACCGTCTGGGCGCGCTACGGCAGCAAGGTGCCGGCCAAGGTCGTGGCCTGGAACCACGTCGGTGGCTCGGGCCTGACCGTGGCCCCGGACATCACCGACATGAAGCAGCTCGGCGGCAAGACCGTGGCCATCCCGTTCTGGTATTCGATCCACAACGTGGTGCTGCAACAGATGCTCGCCGACAACGGCCTGAAGGCGGTGTCCAAGCCTGCCACCGCGCAACTGGCCGCCAACGAAGTCAACTTGCTGGTACTGCCACCCTCGGACATGCCTCCGGCCCTGGCCAGCAAGCGCATCGCCGGCTACATCGTCGCCGAGCCGTTCAACGCCCTGGCCGAGAATCTCAAGGTCGGTCGTGTGCAGCGTTTCACCGGCGATGTCTGGCGCAACCATGCCTGCTGCGTGGTGTTCATGCATGAGCACGATCTCAACAATCGCCCCGAGTGGTCGCAGAAGGTGGTCAACGCCATCGTCAAGGCCCAGCAATGGACCCGCGAGCACCGCGCCGAGGCGGCCGCGTTGCTGTCCAAAGCTGGCCCCAACAAGTACACCCCACACGAGCCGGCGGTGCTCACCCGGGTGCTGGCACCGTCGGCCGACGACCGCGCGGGCTATATCGCTAGTGGCGCCATCCAGCACCAGCAGTGGGATGAAAAACGCATCGACTTCCAGCCGTACCCATACCCCAGCTACACCGAGGAGCTGGTCAAGCGCCTGAAGAACACGCTGATCGAAGGCGAGAACGGTTTCCTCGCCAATCTGGACCCGGCCCACGCCGCCCGCGACCTGGTCGACGACCGTTTCGTGCGCAACGCCATCGCTGCTGTCGGCGGCCCGGCGGCCTTCGGTATCGCCGAGAACTTCGAGCGTAGCGAGGAGTTCGCGGTCTGA
- a CDS encoding ABC transporter permease, translated as MRKHVVHGALGLAGLAALLLLWWLGVRVFGEVDGLSARFSPQATLHSLVELLGQGEVYGHVWVSLKRILVGLLLALLIGVPLGLLVGSYRHLEAATTPAFQFLRMISPLSWMPVVVMLMGVGDQPIYFLLAFAALWPILLNTAAGVRQLDPRWLQLSRSLSATRWETLCKVIVPGVIGHVLTGVRLAIGILWIVLVPCEMLGVSAGLGYFILDTRDRLAYSELMAMVLLIGVLGFMLDALARGLHRRWVHA; from the coding sequence ATGCGCAAGCACGTCGTACATGGCGCCCTGGGCCTGGCCGGCCTGGCAGCGCTGTTGTTGCTGTGGTGGCTGGGGGTGCGGGTGTTCGGCGAGGTTGACGGTTTGTCCGCGCGCTTTTCGCCCCAGGCCACCTTGCACAGCCTGGTGGAGCTGCTGGGGCAGGGCGAGGTGTACGGGCATGTCTGGGTGAGTCTCAAGCGCATCCTGGTCGGCCTGCTGCTGGCGCTGCTGATCGGTGTGCCGCTGGGGTTGCTGGTGGGCAGCTACCGGCACCTGGAGGCGGCGACCACGCCAGCGTTCCAGTTCCTGCGCATGATCTCGCCGCTGTCGTGGATGCCGGTGGTGGTGATGTTGATGGGTGTGGGCGATCAGCCGATCTACTTCCTGCTGGCGTTTGCCGCGCTGTGGCCGATCCTGCTCAACACGGCGGCGGGCGTGCGCCAGCTCGACCCACGCTGGCTGCAGTTGAGCCGTAGCCTCAGCGCCACGCGCTGGGAGACCTTGTGCAAGGTGATCGTCCCCGGGGTGATCGGCCATGTGCTGACCGGGGTACGCCTGGCCATCGGCATCCTGTGGATCGTGCTGGTGCCGTGCGAGATGCTCGGGGTGAGCGCGGGGCTGGGTTACTTCATTCTCGATACCCGGGATCGGCTGGCGTATTCCGAGCTGATGGCGATGGTACTGTTGATCGGCGTGCTCGGCTTCATGCTCGATGCGCTGGCACGCGGGCTGCACCGGCGTTGGGTGCATGCCTGA
- a CDS encoding carboxymuconolactone decarboxylase family protein yields MSARITLHSLQTAPEAARPFLENAQKNSGFIPNLLGILANAPAALETYVTVSALNGKSQLTLAEREVVQLIAATQHGCDFCVAGHTAVALNKAKLPQEVVDALRARGELPDARFETLAEFAREVIATRGNVSDATYQAFRDAGFTEGNALEVILGVSLATLCNFANVFAQTPLNDELGKYRWQPSA; encoded by the coding sequence ATGTCCGCGCGCATCACTTTACACAGCCTGCAGACCGCCCCGGAAGCCGCGCGTCCGTTCCTCGAGAACGCGCAGAAGAACTCAGGCTTCATCCCCAACCTGCTGGGCATCCTGGCCAACGCCCCGGCCGCCCTGGAAACCTACGTCACGGTGTCGGCGCTCAATGGCAAGTCGCAGCTGACCCTGGCCGAGCGCGAAGTGGTGCAGTTGATTGCCGCCACCCAGCACGGCTGCGACTTCTGCGTGGCCGGCCACACAGCCGTGGCGCTGAACAAGGCCAAGTTGCCGCAAGAGGTGGTCGATGCGCTGCGCGCCCGTGGTGAATTGCCGGATGCCCGCTTCGAGACCCTGGCCGAGTTCGCCCGCGAAGTGATCGCCACCCGCGGCAATGTCAGCGATGCCACCTATCAGGCCTTCCGCGACGCTGGCTTCACCGAGGGCAATGCCCTGGAAGTGATCCTCGGTGTGAGCCTCGCAACCCTGTGCAACTTTGCTAATGTGTTCGCCCAGACGCCGCTCAACGACGAGCTGGGCAAGTACCGCTGGCAGCCTTCGGCGTAA
- the zapE gene encoding cell division protein ZapE — MSTWIPAPLRQLSQRLRSEPVGDSALPGHFQQKAIEHGYTLSDSQKRVIEAMARTLATLDTGEPRSLYLHGAVGRGKSWLLDGFFQAVPTPAKRRLHFHDFFARLHQGMHHHRALDDALGATLDVLLGDCQVLCFDEFHVHDIGDAMLLTRLFSTLFQRGVHLLVTSNYAPEGLLPNPLYHERFLPVIRLINSRMQVLEVGGDTDFRSLPANREQQRFTRGHYVWPGSAQQRQALALPTTTPCLLDINKRPLRALACEDRQVMFAFDDLCEQPTAVIDYLALAERFEHWIIDGLDDLAECSLAAQQRFVNLVDVLYDQDCRVTVIGQRPLEQSLGGALADLMRTRSRLGQLHRIGPA, encoded by the coding sequence TTGTCCACCTGGATTCCCGCTCCACTGCGCCAACTCAGCCAGCGCCTGCGCAGCGAACCCGTCGGGGACAGCGCGCTGCCAGGCCACTTCCAGCAAAAGGCGATCGAGCATGGCTACACCCTGAGCGACAGCCAGAAGCGGGTGATCGAAGCCATGGCCCGCACACTGGCCACGCTCGACACGGGTGAGCCGCGCAGCCTGTATCTGCATGGCGCGGTGGGGCGCGGCAAGAGCTGGCTGCTCGACGGTTTCTTCCAGGCCGTGCCCACGCCTGCCAAGCGACGCCTGCATTTCCATGACTTCTTCGCCCGCCTGCACCAGGGCATGCACCATCACCGGGCACTGGACGATGCGTTGGGGGCGACCCTCGACGTGCTGCTGGGCGATTGCCAGGTGCTGTGCTTCGATGAGTTCCATGTGCACGACATCGGCGATGCCATGCTCCTCACCCGGCTGTTCAGCACCCTGTTCCAACGCGGCGTACACCTGCTGGTGACCTCCAACTACGCCCCCGAAGGGCTGCTGCCGAACCCGCTGTACCACGAACGCTTCCTGCCGGTGATCCGCCTGATCAACAGCCGCATGCAGGTACTTGAAGTCGGGGGCGACACGGATTTTCGCAGCCTGCCGGCCAACCGTGAGCAGCAGCGCTTCACCCGGGGGCATTACGTATGGCCTGGCTCCGCGCAACAGCGCCAGGCGCTGGCGCTGCCGACAACTACGCCATGCCTGCTGGACATCAACAAGCGGCCGCTGCGCGCCTTGGCCTGCGAAGATCGGCAGGTGATGTTCGCCTTCGATGACCTGTGCGAACAGCCCACCGCAGTGATCGACTATCTGGCGCTGGCCGAACGTTTCGAGCACTGGATCATCGATGGCCTGGACGACCTGGCCGAGTGCTCGCTCGCCGCGCAACAGCGGTTCGTCAACCTGGTGGATGTGCTGTATGACCAGGACTGCCGGGTAACTGTGATCGGCCAGCGGCCGCTGGAGCAGAGCCTTGGCGGGGCGCTCGCCGATTTGATGCGTACACGAAGCCGACTGGGGCAGCTGCATCGGATTGGCCCGGCCTGA
- a CDS encoding acyl-CoA dehydrogenase family protein, translating into MLDSAFRHWLDANAEAIDQGRCDPHLVLAHIAESQLLRVGVDPALGGSGGDVTEAVEAIAAIASRSLAAAFVCWGQRAFIEYLLQSQNLALRERLIPDLLKGELAGATGLSNAMKFLSGIEALQIRGRPEADGWTLEGRLHWVTNLRKCGFVVAAAIEDDAGGPPFVVAIPSTATGLERSDDLQLMGLQSSNTAALAFHQVGLARDWLLHDNAREFLPKVRPAFLALQCGMAIGLARRALDEVQEHLQGRGSFLEEARLVLKERLENTVGELKQGLLDGRFLKQPAALFKLRITLAESAADAVQLELQASGGKAYLTAYGEGFARRWRESAFVPIVTPSLVQLRAELQRQAATA; encoded by the coding sequence ATGCTTGATTCCGCATTTCGCCACTGGCTGGATGCCAATGCCGAGGCCATCGATCAAGGCCGGTGCGACCCGCACCTGGTCCTGGCGCACATCGCCGAGTCGCAACTGTTGCGCGTCGGCGTCGACCCAGCCCTTGGCGGCTCGGGCGGCGACGTCACCGAGGCGGTGGAAGCCATTGCCGCCATCGCCAGCCGCTCGCTGGCCGCAGCCTTCGTCTGCTGGGGGCAGCGCGCCTTCATCGAATACCTGCTGCAAAGCCAGAACCTGGCCCTGCGCGAGCGCTTGATCCCCGACCTGCTCAAGGGCGAGCTGGCCGGCGCCACGGGGTTGTCCAACGCTATGAAGTTCCTGTCCGGCATCGAGGCCCTGCAAATACGCGGTCGGCCCGAGGCGGACGGCTGGACCCTGGAAGGCCGCTTGCACTGGGTGACCAACCTGCGCAAATGCGGCTTCGTGGTGGCCGCGGCCATCGAGGACGATGCCGGTGGCCCTCCGTTCGTGGTCGCGATTCCCTCCACCGCTACTGGCCTGGAGCGTTCCGACGACCTGCAACTGATGGGGCTGCAATCGAGCAACACCGCCGCACTGGCCTTCCACCAGGTGGGGCTGGCCCGCGACTGGCTACTGCACGACAATGCCCGCGAATTCCTGCCCAAGGTACGCCCGGCGTTCCTCGCATTGCAGTGCGGTATGGCCATCGGCCTGGCACGGCGCGCCCTGGACGAGGTACAGGAGCACCTGCAAGGCCGTGGCTCGTTCCTCGAAGAGGCCCGCCTGGTGCTCAAGGAGCGCCTGGAGAACACCGTCGGTGAACTCAAGCAGGGCCTGCTTGACGGCCGCTTCCTCAAGCAGCCGGCAGCCCTGTTCAAGCTGCGCATCACCCTCGCCGAAAGCGCCGCCGACGCCGTGCAACTGGAACTGCAGGCCAGCGGTGGCAAGGCTTACCTGACGGCCTATGGCGAAGGGTTCGCCCGCCGCTGGCGCGAGTCGGCGTTCGTGCCGATCGTCACCCCGAGCCTGGTGCAACTGCGCGCCGAGTTGCAACGCCAGGCGGCCACGGCATGA
- a CDS encoding AraC family transcriptional regulator, translating to MISSSHLVDWLLEGLELDASLFHVGRYCGGWHASTQGMGRASFHLVVQGHCWLHIDGQPEALRLESGDAVFLLRDLGYRLSSDRNATDACAQPRQTMQGLDLEAGDGVGLVCGFFHFQTGLSTLIVEGLPGWILLRAADPAGSAARALFELILAECRRAPQPSATLLERLTHLLFLYVLRRQVHEGPSLGGLVALARLPAFAGLLEQMIEQPGQAWTLESMAACAGLSRSAFFKRFNELAGQSPGQVLLALRMRHACQLLKAGNTVEQVGAQVGYQSVAAFTRAFAKAVGVQPGAYRRQRNEP from the coding sequence ATGATTTCATCCAGCCACCTCGTCGATTGGTTATTAGAAGGCCTGGAGCTCGACGCCAGCCTGTTTCATGTCGGCCGCTACTGCGGTGGCTGGCATGCCAGCACCCAGGGCATGGGCCGGGCCAGTTTCCACCTCGTGGTGCAGGGGCATTGCTGGCTGCACATCGATGGCCAGCCCGAGGCGCTGCGGCTGGAAAGCGGCGACGCGGTGTTCCTGCTGCGTGACCTGGGCTATCGACTGTCTAGTGACCGCAACGCAACCGATGCCTGCGCACAACCACGCCAGACGATGCAGGGGCTGGATCTGGAAGCGGGTGATGGCGTGGGGCTGGTGTGCGGGTTCTTCCATTTCCAGACGGGGCTTTCGACGCTGATCGTCGAGGGGCTGCCGGGCTGGATCCTGCTCCGTGCCGCAGACCCGGCCGGGAGCGCGGCACGGGCGCTGTTCGAGCTGATCCTGGCGGAGTGTCGGCGCGCGCCTCAACCGTCGGCCACGCTGCTCGAACGGCTGACTCACCTGTTGTTCCTCTACGTGCTGCGCCGGCAGGTGCATGAAGGGCCCTCGCTCGGGGGCCTGGTCGCCCTCGCCCGCCTGCCGGCCTTCGCCGGGTTGCTGGAGCAGATGATCGAGCAGCCTGGGCAGGCCTGGACGCTGGAGAGCATGGCAGCCTGCGCGGGGCTTTCACGCTCGGCGTTCTTCAAGCGCTTCAACGAACTGGCCGGGCAGTCGCCGGGGCAGGTGCTGCTGGCGCTGCGCATGCGCCATGCCTGCCAGTTGCTCAAGGCGGGGAATACCGTCGAGCAGGTGGGGGCGCAGGTGGGGTATCAATCGGTGGCGGCTTTTACGCGGGCGTTTGCCAAGGCGGTGGGGGTGCAGCCGGGCGCTTATCGCAGGCAGCGCAATGAACCCTGA